Within Ipomoea triloba cultivar NCNSP0323 chromosome 9, ASM357664v1, the genomic segment TTTGGTCAGGTGATTATTtgtttggaaaatgaaaaaaaatgtagcaaaccCAATTTAGAACGAAATTGTTAAATAGACCAAatggtaattaaaaatataggaaataataaaaaataaataaagactgACCTTGTGTTAGTTGACTTTTGGGTGTGTTGAGAAAGAATCCATTGTTGGTCAAACTCACGTCAGGAGTGTTATTAGTCAAACTAACGTCACATGATTTTGAAGGCACAAAAAGAGATGTCCGGGCCTCTTCATTTTCTAAGttattagtaaatatatatatatattaaatgattagaaaataataaatagcatttatggtattaaaatttaaaaaaagaaaaaaaggaataacattatgatataataaataaattaattaaaattcctaacacacaacatcaaaaatTGTACTCATAAcatgattaaaataatataaaatgtaaccaaaaaaaaatttggataAGCACACGGGAGAAATAcctttgttgttgtttgttgcttttcttttattgcctatAACACATGACTTTGTTATTTTGGTGATTCTTTTATTGCCTATAACACATGACTTTGTTATTTTGGTGAGTTGATTAtctgtttggaaaaaaaaatgtaccaaAACTGAATTAGAACGAAATTGTTACATAGACTAAAcggtaattaaaaatatatgaattattaaaaaaatagactaaacggtaattaaaaatatatgaattattaaaaaaatataaactgaTCTTGTGTTAGTTGGCTTTTGGGTGTGTTGACCGAAAATACTTTATTGGTCAAAATCACGTGCGGATTGTGCTTAGTGAAATTGACATCACTTGGACTTGAAGGAACTAAAATAGATGTTCGTGGCTCTTCATTTTCTAAATCAGAATGtgataaagaaaaattaaagtagtttaaaataacgtaaatatatatatatatatatatatatatatatatatatatatatatatatatatatatatatatattaaatgattagaaaataataaatagcatttatggtattaaaatttaaaaaaagaaaaaaaggaataacattatgatataataaataaattaattaaaattcctaacacacaacatcaaaaatTGTACTCATAAcatgattaaaataatataaaatgtaaccaaaaaaaaatttggataAGCACACGGGAGAAATAcctttgttgttgtttgttgcttttcttttattgcctatAACACATGACTTTGTTATTTTGGTGAGTTGATTAtctgtttggaaaaaaaaatgtaccaaAACTGAATTAGAACGAAATTGTTACATAGACTAAAcggtaattaaaaatatatgaattattaaaaaaattaaactgacCTTGTGTTAGTTGACTTTTGGGTGTGTTGACCGAAAATACTTTATTGGTCAAAATCACATGGGGATTGTGCTTATTGAAATTGACATCATTTGAACTTGAAGGAATTAAAATAGATGTTCGTGGCTCTTCATTTTCTAAATCAGAATGtgataaagaaaaattaaagtagtttaaaataacgtaaatatatatatatatatatatatatatatatatatatatatatatatatatatatatatattaaatgattagaaaataataaatagcatttatggtattaaaatttaaaaaaagaaaaaaaggaataacattatgatataaaaaagaaataaattaaaattcctaacacacaacatcaaaaatTGTAGTCATAACgtgattaaaataatataaaatgtaaccaaaaaaaatttggaTAAGCACACGGGAGAAATAcctttgttgttgtttgttgcttttcttttattgcctatAACACATGACTTTGTTATTTTGGTGAGTTGATTAtctgtttggaaaaaaaaatgtaccaaAACTGAATTAGAACGAAATTGTTACATAGACTAAAcggtaattaaaaatatatgaattattaaaaaatataaactgACCTTGTGTTAGTTGACTTTTGGGTGTGTTGACCGAAAATACTTTATTGGTCAAAATCACATGGGGATTGTGCTTATTGAAATTGACATCATTTGAACTTGAAGGAATTAAAATAGATGTTCGTGGCTCTTCATTTTCTAAATCAGAATGtgataaagaaaaattaaagtagtttaaaataacgtaaatatatatatatatatatatatatatatatatatatatatatatatatttaatgattAGAAAAGAATAAATAGCATTTAGggtattaaaatttaaaaaaaggaaaaaaggaataacattatgatataataaagaaataaattaaaattcctaacacacaacatcaaaaatTTTAGTCATAACgtgattaaaataatataaaatgaaaaaaaaaacataatattattagagaataaataaatagattaaaaatCCTAAAACACAAaatggaaaattaattaatgaatagcAATGTAAGATAACATagtaattcaattaattaatttcaagtaaatataaactcctattaattttcaatcatttattgaaaaaaataactcacacacacacacacacacacacatatatatataaactaaaaagcAGGTGGACGTAGCTTCAGGCAAGAGGAACCCCCCATTTCATCACCTCTCGTCTCTCTCTCTAGAACACTCCTCGACAGTGTTCTGCTGTTGTTCTTGGTCTCTAATGTCGGAATCCTATCGCCAGAAGCCCATATTTGTTCAAAGCTAAGTATCCCTAACTCAGTTCGGTTCTAATCCTTTACTCAAATCATCTATATTTCGTCTATTCTGGCAATAATGAAACGTTCGAACATTCGGGTAATTTTTGCCATCGATCTTTGATTATAGCAGCtgattacaaattaaactatattttTGATTAAATTTGGTATTCTTACTGTGATTTTACGGATCTGTGTAGTAATGCGTTCTTAGATGATTTCATTTCAATCTAGGGTTATTTGAAGCTCTAATCGGGTGCATGTACATTTCCATCAGTGTACCTCGCCTCAATCTCTCTAGAAATATCCTTCCCAGTATACCAAGATAAGAATTCCTAACTCTATCCCTCTAATTCGCTGGTATACAATTATTCTGTACTGCtcttgttttttaaaataagtgtatctaaaatttgaaatatgtgTTTCTTATGTTGTGTTCTAACAGAGGAAGCTTCCAGcaaaaaaagtacaaataaaGATGAGTTCTTTAAACTATAGTATAGGGTTAACGACATAATTTGGAAGAATAGATAATACATAGCATGAGTAGAGGATAAATACCTTTGTTGTTGGTTGTTCCTCTATGTTTATTGCCTATAACACAGGATTGTGTTAATTTCTTCATGTAATTGTGTGCTGGAATTTGGCAAATTACTTGTGTTGGTTTTTTCTCTCTGTAAAATGCTTATACCTGGTATTCTCTGTGTAAAATGCTTATACCTAGTATAGAAGAAGTTGAGGGATGAAGTGTGTTTTAAAGGATTACATTTCAGGGATTTTAAACATTGATAAGTGTAATTTTCAATGAATGTTGAGAATTTGAAAAGTTTTATGCTTTAAGTTTGTGTCAGTGTAAATGATTAGGTGTTTGGGATTTTAAAACTTGATAAGTGTAAATTTCATTGAATGTTAAGAAGACAAACAGTTTTATGACTAAGTTTGTATTACTATAAATGATTACCTGTTTGGGATTTTCAATATTGATAAGTGTAAATTTCATTAAATGTTAAGAAGACAAAATGTTTTATGCTCACAGTTTGTATTACTGTAAATGATTAACTGTTTGTGATTTTAAATAATGATAAGTATAAATTACTTTCAATGTTAAGAACACAAAATGTTTTATGCTGTAAGTTTGTATTActgtaaaaaaggaaaaatagccATGTGTTATTTTCTGTTAGCAGAAATATTCAAGAGAATGGAGATCATTGGAAGGACGCATCATGAAGAGTATAGCAGAAATATTCCTGGTAAGTTAGATCCAAAATTTACCTTgtacttttaattatttaaatgtagTCTAAGTGTTTAAAATCATAGCTGCCATTAAGCAATAAATATGTACTTAGCTGCCATTAAGCAATAAATATgtacttttaattatttaaatgtagTCTAAGTGTTTAAATTGATAGCTGCcattaacaaaacaaaatttcttattatttaagTTGACAATAGAATGTACATCACATTatgatttacaaaaaaaaaaaaaaacaaatactatTATAGCTACTGTTAGATACATGTTCAaggtaaacaaaaataaataactgCATGTTATACTGCCTGGAGCTTTGACTCTTCATAACTAAGCACctgcattcaaaaaaaaagaaaaaaaaacagaagcaAGTAATGGGTGTACTAAGCAATTaatatttggaaaaaatatTTAGTTGAAAATGAGAGTTCAACTCTCCAAAAAATGCAGTATTACTGCATAGTCTAACAATGTCATTGTTCAAAAACCATAAACCCTGGAACATAGAACCCAATAGTTTTGCAATTCTCATCAATTCTTTTCTTGCTTGATCACTAATGGCCTAGACTTCTTCAAATTCTGACTTGATGAGAATTGGTCAAGTAGGCATCTCTTAATAACACCTGTGTTAACTTCATCTTGATCATTGGCCACACCTTTTAGCTTCAAGTTAGCTTGCACTGATGGACTAATAGCCTCATCACCTGATTCGCTTTCCTGTGTATGAAAAAAGATAGTACTTATAGATCATCTGCTTAGTAGTAAAAAACTGTTATGTAAGTAAACTAATTAGATTTACAGGGCATCTGTTATATAAAGTCAATTACATCTGATTCTAGGTCATCTGCGTCTTCCTCTACCATCCTAGATAATTCATCGTGATCATCCACCATAGATGGACAGTATTGAGCTTGCAATTCCTCATTATGAATAACACTTAACACTGATATAGGCTTTGCTGGGTTCCTAATGTGTTCATTCTTGAGATTGATTCTAAACACCATAGATTTGTTCCTCAGCTGTTCAAACTCAGCTGGAACCTGCATCTTAGCCTGTGAAACACAAATAGTTAGTAGAATTAAAACAGTTAGTAGGAATTGATTTTTAGtgagttaaataaaaaaaaattaccatagAATACTTGGTTTTCAAATCATAGGCAGTAATGCCCAGAAGGTCAAAACAGTCTTTATCCCACAATACAAAAGGTGCATCACTTGTTTTGTCTAGAACCCTAACAATTACTttgtatctcacattcccttctgCCCAATTAGTCTTGCAGGTGTCAGGTGTCACAAAAGTAGTAAGTCTCTGTAAGAATAAGTGATTTAAAGCACCCTGGTTTTCTGCATGAGTTATAGAACCATTTCTTTCCACTCTCAATTGATACAATGGTACCTGGGACATAATAATAGCCTTCCTGCAAAtttgaaatacataaaaatCAACTTAGCTGTAACAAAGTAGTTAATGAATTAGTTTGTACTGAATTTGTTGTGCACAAATCTGATTATGCTTACCTCAGCCCTTTCATACAAATCTCGTATTGTGCTGACAACCATAGGAGATTGGGAATTATTAGCATTATGACCATAAGACAGCACTGAAATACTTCTGAGTGGGCTACAATTAACCTTCAAACTGTTAAATGAAATCATTACATGTTATTTTAGAGATTTTAGATATAAGAAAGGTAAAAACTGTTGTTAGGGGATTAAGATTACCTATTTCTGAAATCTGCAAACTCTTGGcagtccaaattgaataaaacttttgTAGTAGTGTATGAGCTTGAAATCCTGAcctcacctaaaaaaaatacagaaaaaatatgtataaatcaAGCAAAGAAATAATCtgattgatattttaatttatgatggCAGGGAAGGGGAACTTACTGTCAACTATTTTGGCACGAAAAAGTTGGAGCAAAACGATCAAATGGCCATCCACATGGTTATTGAAAAATGGCATAACAGCAGGTACATGTTCATCccataatgtacattttattcgaTTTCCCCTAAGTAAACAGGAAAAGTGTAGTGAAACAGTGTAAAGCAtgtaaaaaaaacatgaaataaTCTAAACCTTGTAAGTAATTGAGAAACTTACTTTGAGTCTTCAATCAAAAAATCAACCAACTGTGTGGGGAAACCAGCAATAACCTTATCCTTAGGAGAATAGAACTCAACTACTCTACCAATAACATCTAGAATGAAATGTAGATGTGTTGAGAAGTATGatgtatatgtaaaaaaaaaatgaaaatgcaaaCAGCTTACCAATCAACTGTTTCTCTTCAACTTTTCCAGCAATAAGTCCTCAATAGGTTTAATACGAAATAAAAGGCTTGGAAAACCTTTTCTCCTATGTCTCTCAATAGTTGTGTATTGATTAAACCTCATCATGTATTTATGCTGTGTAGTTTTATACTGGTGGTAGTAAGACACGGCCACAAAGTCTTTGTCAGCATAAACTTTACCTTCTTTTAGCAGATTTGAAAATTGGTCTATAAAATCAGCATGTATACTTGCATGAACATAGGTTCcctacaaaaatattataaaaaaaaagaatagaaactAAAAAACTTTATACTCAATATTAGCAGtttattaacaatttattataaCATTTAGCAGTTTAACATGAAGCAATTATGGAGTAGAAATAACCTCAATGTCATGAAAAATACATTCTTGACTCTTGATAGCAGATTTGTTCCTACCTTAAGTCACAGTGTAAGTACGAATCAATCTCAATCTAATTGCTTTCTTATAGGATTGAGGGGAAATGTCTTTTGCTAAGACATACAACATTGACATTTTGTTTTGTAAGGTAGGGAAAACGGCCAGCAAAAGAAATACATAGCAAAAAGAAGGAAGCAAATCCATTTTATAGAAGATTTTGGAGCCTGAAGAATGACCAAGAATGACCATAAGATGCAACCTATCAAGACACCGATAAACGAAACGACATGGTGATTAATACGCATGCCTGCATTTTGAAATTCGAAATCCTAATGATATGATTAGGGTTTATGTAATGTATGTGATGTATGTAATATCAATATGGCATTTAAGTAGTTTGAGTCTGATGGATTGCCTTGATATATAAGAactgtaatttatttataacaactTCCCATAAATTGGAAGGCGAAAAGATAGTAATTAAGTCAAACTTAAATACTAATTGATATATTGATAGTAATTGATAGTAATTGATTGATAgtaattgattattgattatcgCCAAAACTGTACGTAAACATGAGCGGGAAAACTACATGAAATCGTAAAGCCAAAACCAAAACGTCGTAGTTTCAAGTGGGCGGGAAAATGGAGCCATTTGATTGGCCGAAATCATATGACTTTGTTTGTTAGAAGgataactaataagtaataacttaataaaataataagtaataactaaattaaactaatacgtaatgcacaaataattaataaataataactaataacttaataagtattaactattcaactattaaagtgtaaagacttacaatattaaacactttacaattattaacacttaaaatatttttttttaatttttttaaaattaaaaaaaaaaaaaaaaactaggcgcCCCCTAGGCGCCTAGCAATTTTTGCAacctttaatatatatatatatatatacatatatatatatatatatatatatatatatatatatatatatgaatattagtTTTGAAAATTTACCTACTACTAGTTTGGAATTTGGGATTTGGGAGTTTTGGAATTTTACCTACTGCTAATTGTTGtttagaaatttatatatatgaagatttaATAGATTTATAGTATTTCTACTAcagattatagatttatagtatttttattttgctaAAAGGCTAGGTTTATGCTATATATTTTGGTGAATTGCAAAAGTCTGAACAATTGTGTTGAATTTACTCTTATTGTGTTTAATTTTGTAGGTTCACAGGTTAGGAAAAATGGAAATTGGAGATATTACTAATAACAATGTTGAAATAATTGAAGATCTAAATGATTGTATAGAAGTTGATGAAGTTGAAGAATAACAAAAAGATCAAAAAAAGTCACTGAAACGCAAAAGAAAGTTGAGACCACAGGTATGGGATCATTTTGATCGTTTGGTCACCAAGAATACAAATGGTGAGACTGTAATCAAAGCAAAGTGCAGATATTGTGTTAGAAAAATACACGTGACATAGGTCAAATGCTTATTGGTGGTGAGAATGGATCTATGTTAATGAGACTAGCAAATTTAGTGAAGAAAAGTTCCGGGAGTTACTAATATCTGCAATTGTTATGCATAATATGCCATTATCTTTTGTCGAATATGGTGGTTTTCGAACTGTTTTCCCCTACTTAAAGGATGATGTGCCTACTATTTCTAGGAATACTGCTAAAGCTGATATGGTTAAATTGCACCGAAGAGAAAATGATAAGATAAAATTCATGCTTGATGAAACACCTGGTAGGGTTAGTTTGACTTCAGACTTGTGGACTTCTGGTACTACTGATGGGTATATATGTCTTACGGCTCATTTTATTGATAGAAATTGGTTAACCAGAAGTTGTAGAAGGAATTGTCTGTTGCAAAGATTGGTTTTTTGGGGATTTAGGTAAtgctattctttttttttttttttacaaagtttataaatagaatcattgtttatttttctttatttcattattagtTATATTTATTGACTtataatgtttattttgaaaatttgaagatTCAAGATAAACCGACTTGAATGAGATTATAGAAGATATCATGAATATGACTAAGGATGAAATTACTCCAGCTAgggctgtcaaagtgggccaaaGTCCGCGGACTGGCCCGCACCtgccccgcggtggggcgggttagggtcatgaaaaaatAGGTCCGCGAAAATACGGGCCTAATGAGGCTGGCCAAAATTAACCCGCGGCCCGCGCGGGCTAACCCGTACGggccgcgggccggcccgcgggctaagtaaaaaaaagaaaaataataataataataataaatatatatatatatatatatatatatatatatatatatattcacacactgtgaatatatattactattttttttaaaaaaaaaaaagttgaagatgaaaaGCCCGCCGCGGGCCGCCCGCGAACCCGCGcgggggcgggttagggttacaCAAATGGGCCGGCCCGCAAAAACTCGCCAGAAATttggcccgcggtggggcgggccagcccgctttgacagtactaattCTAGCAGGCTAAGACcttacaccaattattgatgttcaacaatatgaaatttgaattttattgtgtttaattttattctaaaatattattatggaCTTCTTTTATTGTGATTTTTGGATATTTCATCGTTTTATGAAagttatgaattgaaattttttttagtttgtttgatggatttgAATTATAGTTTCTACTtctttttctaatatatataactttatttcaaattatatatatatatatatatatatatatatatatatatatacatactagttttatacgcgcattgcgcgaatgggttaatgcccaatgtttatatttaaataaatatttgaaagtatatcaatgcaagattatataggagaattTTATACcggggtaattgaatgtcgaatttttttatttaaatatctaactcaaagtatatgaatccaagataatatagaaaattcattataatctatactattaataaaaacaatatcctcaattttaacttcccgcccaaaacagacctataatattatggtttgcgtaatattataaaatatggtaatacagttcctatccctaatacaattgtaaattaaaatagaattcctaataaaatatattcttccctgcgttcctattcgtaatacaattctagactagaattactaatggtaataattcagtatatatatttctctgcaatgcaatctatactattaataaaaacaatatcctcagttttaacttcccgtccaaaacagacctataatattatggtttgcgtaatattaaaaaatatgataatacagttcctatccctaatacaattgtaaattaaaatagaattcctaataaaatatattcttccctacgtccctattcgtaatacaattctagactagaattactaatggtaataatttagtatatatatttctctgcaatgcaatctatactattaattaaaacaatatcctcagttttaacttcccgcccaaaacaaatctataatattatggtttgcgtaatattataaaatatggtaataaagttcctatccctaatacaattgtaaattaaaatagaattcctaataaaatatattcttccctacgttcctattcgtaatacaattctagactagaattactaatggtaataattcagtatatatatttctctgcaacgcaatctatactattaataaaaacaatatcctcagttttaacttcccgcccaaaacagacctataatattatggtttgcgtaatattataaaatatggtaatacagttcctatccctaatacaattgtaaattaaaatagaattcctaaaagaaataaattttcaataaattagttaaacccatatcatagatctacaaatattgaactaCAAAGTCTATTatggacctattatttaaatgatgatctagagatgttttgattgtgtttcatttatgggttggaaaatatttagaaacaaaactaaatgatttccagacatctattactatttatgataacaaacaaaagtttaagacaaaaacttgtgtgagaccgtctcatgatctcaatccgtgagacgggttttatctttaattaacgaggtcaaagatccgactcattaatcaaatatttgatccattaatcaaagatctgacccatCTTATGGATTGAGACttgtaagacggtctcacacaagtgttactcaaagtttaaaatatcaccaaagtagattctgaaacaaaactcagatatcaatgtaaaattttaaaataagaatgttttttcatgcaaggaaaacaattatacaatatttatcaatatctatataataaaaaaaatatcaatttctctttttatccatttatgtagacatatattatatttataatattttgtacaatatgaaaatatatacacattttttatagaattgtgattactggcGTAATTATACACATTAATTACTACACtgattacttattaa encodes:
- the LOC116029799 gene encoding uncharacterized protein LOC116029799, with translation MDLLPSFCYGTYVHASIHADFIDQFSNLLKEGKVYADKDFVAVSYYHQYKTTQHKYMMRFNQYTTIERHRRKDVIGRVVEFYSPKDKVIAGFPTQLVDFLIEDSKGNRIKCTLWDEHVPAVMPFFNNHVDGHLIVLLQLFRAKIVDSEVRISSSYTTTKVLFNLDCQEFADFRNSLKVNCSPLRSISVLSYGHNANNSQSPMVVSTIRDLYERAERLTTFVTPDTCKTNWAEGNVRYKVIVRVLDKTSDAPFVLWDKDCFDLLGITAYDLKTKYSMAKMQVPAEFEQLRNKSMVFRINLKNEHIRNPAKPISVLSVIHNEELQAQYCPSMVDDHDELSRMVEEDADDLESDESESGDEAISPSVQANLKLKGVANDQDEVNTGVIKRCLLDQFSSSQNLKKSRPLVIKQEKN